A single Cannabis sativa cultivar Pink pepper isolate KNU-18-1 chromosome 7, ASM2916894v1, whole genome shotgun sequence DNA region contains:
- the LOC115697782 gene encoding protein BREAST CANCER SUSCEPTIBILITY 1 homolog has protein sequence MADPNHLERMGRELKCPICLSLLSSAATLNCNHVFCNSCIVKSMKSDSNCPVCKIPYRRREIRPVPHMDNLVSVYKSMEVASGMNIFITQNASASKSSDGKKPVDDSNIRNRHDSSQICIEKQDTFKEQGSIERCNSDLKVFDSGHAKPSFPAKKRIQVPHSQPGDVDKLSEEPNLSPFFWLRDDENVENLSQQTCTDPFINMSLPAIPAFSDIKDSDDENSLEMAPEEGEPGKSYNVADMFDSEMFEWTQRACSPELCTSPFKTQVADTDELAVQGEALKEVRKGKKRSKVLPARKEDDRCTIELNDTSLPGTNNANDQAGCQSSKKRGCKAKKAVKVMCPQKKSKEVGVSVDSNEKSQEMLNISNMEVADTNELVVESEDLKEVLQDKKRGKKKLARKKENQCTNELCDTSLHRTNNVNDQEGCQSSKKRGRKAKKTVGTTFLEKDAEDALGFSVDLNEKGKEMLNSFKMQVADNDQLAVQAEDLKEVPRDKTRAKKVLARKEGNGSTNELCDNSLLGTKYANDCQSSKKRGRKAKKTGGATCPEKNAKEALGISVDLNNKGQETLSTFKRAKKICAASEGAETLDEENKDTSTELPISLGKKKRCKDLSSKSPGSNSDKIHVQNQIQHPVSLKRQRLDSMQNDSEEASNVNGQTNEDAIANLSALLVPLANKIKPSESMKESNKLSSIAKAKSSDHGLRNKRKLKVSFIGDSTGEIADDIQHKLDVGSFTDPSKVKKLSLTGDVVLQRCQNIPSKIQCAFCLSSEETEASGDMVHYYNGRPVAADYNGGSKIIHSHRSCTEWAPNVYFEDGAAINLEAELTRSRRIKCSCCGIKGAALGCYEKSCRKSFHVTCAMLMPQCRWDTENFVILCPLHPESKFHCESLESQARKRTCNSKKLSSVNHNKVKHDLGTSPRSSVQNSKVAIKQDLATTPSWSSCGISKKIVLCCSALTNSERETVSEFERISGITISKKWESNVTHVIASTDESGACKRTLKVLMGILDGKWILSMKWIKACMEAMKLVDEECFEVTVDSHGIQDGPRLGRLRVQNKQPKLFDGFKFYFMGDFESSYKGYLQDLIAAAGGTILHRKPVSSPHKEMLFSSFESQTYVIYSLELLNHSDPTKRDETISHRRYNAEVLASSSEAKVVSNSWVLNSIAASKLQSF, from the exons ATGGCGGATCCGAACCATCTTGAAAGAATGGGCAGAGAGCTCAAGTGTCCCATTTG TTTGAGCTTACTGAGTTCCGCGGCTACACTGAATTGCAACCATGTTTTCTGCAA TTCGTGTATTGTGAAATCGATGAAATCAGATTCCAATTGTCCTGTCTGTAAAATTCCATATCGACGTAGAG AGATTCGCCCTGTTCCTCACATGGATAATTTGGTTAGCGTTTACAAAAGTATGGAGGTTGCTTCGGGAATGAATATATTTATCACTCAGAATGCATCTGCATCTAAATCATCAG ATGGAAAAAAGCCAGTGGATGATTCCAACATTCGGAACAGGCATGATTCTAGCCAAATTTGTATAGAAAAGCAGGACACTTTCAAAGAACAAGGATCAATAGAAAGATGTAACTCTGATCTTAAAGTTTTTGATTCTGGTCATGCAAAACCTTCATTTCCAGCCAAGAAAAGAATTCAGGTGCCACATTCACAACCTGGAGATGTTGATAAATTATCTGAAGAACCGAATCTTTCACCTTTCTTTTGGTTGAGAGATGATGAAAATGTAGAGAATTTAAGTCAGCAAACTTGTACAGATCCATTCATTAATATGTCACTTCCAGCTATTCCTGCTTTCAGTGATATCAaagattctgatgatgaaaaCTCGTTAGAAATGGCCCCTGAA GAAGGAGAGCCTGGTAAATCCTATAATGTTGCTGATATGTTTGATAGTGAAATGTTTGAATGGACACAAAGAGCTTGCTCTCCTGAATTGTGTACAAGTCCTTTTAAGACGCAG GTTGCTGATACTGATGAATTGGCCGTTCAAGGTGAAGCCCTGAAAGAAGTACGAAAGGGTAAAAAAAGAAGCAAAGTATTGCCAGCTAGAAAGGAAGATGACAGATGCACTATTGAACTGAATGATACTTCTCTTCCTGGAACCAACAATGCTAATGATCAAGCAGGTTGTCAGAGTTCTAAGAAGAGAGGCTGTAAGGCCAAAAAAGCAGTTAAAGTGATGTGTCCTCAGAAAAAGTCCAAGGAAGTTGGAGTGAGTGTAGATTCAAATGAGAAAAGTCAAGAAATGCTCAATATTTCTAATATGGAGGTTGCTGATACGAATGAATTAGTAGTTGAATCAGAAGACCTGAAAGAAGTACTGCAGGACAaaaaaagaggcaaaaaaaagcTAGCCaggaaaaaagaaaaccaaTGCACTAATGAATTGTGTGACACTTCCCTTCATAGAACCAACAATGTTAATGATCAAGAAGGTTGTCAGAGTTCTAAGAAGAGAGGTCGGAAGGCGAAAAAAACAGTTGGAACCACATTTCTTGAGAAAGATGCTGAGGATGCTCTTGGATTTAGTGTTGATTTAAATGAAAAAGGCAAAGAGATGCTCAATAGTTTTAAAATGCAGGTTGCTGATAATGATCAATTGGCAGTTCAAGCAGAAGACCTGAAAGAAGTACCAAGAGACAAAACAAGAGCTAAAAAGGTGCTAGCTAGGAAAGAAGGCAATGGAAGCACTAATGAATTGTGTGACAATTCCCTTCTGGGAACCAAATATGCCAATGATTGTCAGAGTTCTAAAAAGAGAGGTAGGAAGGCCAAAAAAACTGGTGGAGCCACTTGTCCTGAGAAAAATGCTAAGGAGGCTCTTGGAATTAGTGTTGATTTGAATAATAAAGGTCAAGAAACGCTCAGTACTTTCAAAAGAGCTAAGAAAATTTGTGCTGCCTCTGAAGGAGCTGAAACATTAGATGAAGAGAATAAAGACACTAGCACTGAACTGCCTATTTCCTTAGGGAAGAAAAAGAGATGCAAGGATCTTAGCTCAAAGAGTCCTGGTAGCAACAGTGATAAGATCCATGTCCAGAACCAGATACAGCATCCAGTGAGCTTAAAAAGGCAAAGACTTGACAGTATGCAAAATGATTCTGAAGAAGCATCTAATGTGAATGGCCAAACAAACGAGGATGCCATAGCTAATTTATCTGCTTTATTAGTTCCTCTAGCCAATAAGATCAAACCCTCTGAATCTATGAAGGAATCCAATAAACTTTCCAGTATAGCAAAAGCTAAGTCAAGTGATCATGGATTGAGGAACAAAAGAAAGTTGAAAGTGTCATTTATAGGGGACTCTACTGGTGAGATAGCTGATGACATTCAACACAAGTTGGATGTTGGAAGTTTCACTGATCCATCGAAAGTGAAGAAACTTTCTTTGACTGGTGATGTGGTATTGCAGAGATGCCAAAACATTCCCAGTAAAATTCAATGCGCCTTTTGTCTTTCTTCTGAAGAGACAGAG GCTTCTGGAGATATGGTTCACTACTACAATGGCAGACCAGTTGCTGCAGATTACAATGGTGGCTCCAAAATCATACATTCACACAGAAGTTGCACTGAATG GGCACCAAATGTGTACTTTGAAGATGGCGCTGCTATCAATCTTGAAGCTGAATTAACTAGAAGTCGAAGAATTAAATGTAGTTGCTGTGGAATAAAAGGTGCTGCCCTCGGTTGTTATGAAAAGAGTTGTCGCAAGAGTTTCCATGTAACCTGTGCCATGTTGATGCCCCAATGCCGATGGGATACA GAAAACTTTGTTATCCTATGTCCACTTCATCCTGAATCTAAGTTCCACTGTGAGAGTTTGGAATCACAGGCAAGAAAGAGGACTTGCAACTCGAAAAA GCTATCATCTGTTAATCATAATAAAGTTAAGCATGATCTTGGTACCTCTCCTAGATCATCTGTTCAAAATAGTAAAGTTGCTATTAAGCAAGATCTTGCTACCACTCCAAGCTGGAGTTCCTGTGGAATCTCTAAAAAAATAGTTCTCTGTTGTTCAGCTCTGACAAATTCAGAGAGG GAAACAGTTTCTGAATTTGAGAGAATTTCTGGAATTACAATTTCAAAGAAGTGGGAATCAAATGTCACTCATGTTATTGCATCAACGGATGAAAGTGGAGCATGCAAAAGAACCCTCAAAGTTTTGATGGGTATTTTGGATGGGAAGTGGATACTAAGTATGAAAT GGATCAAGGCATGCATGGAAGCAATGAAACTTGTTGATGAAGAGTGTTTTGAAGTTACTGTGGACAGTCATGGAATCCAGGATGGCCCTCGACTTGGAAGACTCAGGGTTCAGAACAAG CAACCGAAGCTGTTTGACGGGTTTAAGTTTTATTTCATGGGAGATTTCGAATCTTCATACAAAGGCTATCTACAAGATCTCATAGCTGCTGCTGGAGGAACTATTCTGCATAGAAAACCTGTTTCATCTCCCCATAAAGAGATGCTGTTCAGCTCTTTCGAAAGCCAAACGTATGTTATTTACAGCCTCGAGCTTCTTAATCATTCTGATCCCACCAAGAGGGACGAGACCATTAGCCATAGGCGGTACAATGCAGAGGTTCTAGCAAGTTCATCTGAAGCCAAAGTAGTAAGCAATTCATGGGTTTTGAACTCTATTGCTGCTTCCAAGTTACAaagtttctaa